The Phycisphaerales bacterium AB-hyl4 DNA window GATGAGGAAGGTGTCGAAGTCAAAGTCGCCGCAGCGCCGTTGCAGTCGCTAACGTGGTTTTTCGATGAGCATCGCCATCTCGCGGCGGACGAAAACGCGTTGGTGCATGAGACGATGGACGGCCAGTCGCGAGCCCAGATCGGTTACAGCATCATCAGCCGAACGCCGGTGTTCGCGGTGCTGGCGGTGTTCACACTGGCGCTGCTGGGCGTGGGTGTGATGCTGCTGCGTCGCGATCGGCTGGAGTGGATCGGCGTGGTGGGTGTGGTGTTCGCGGTGGCGACGTCGGCGGTGCTGGTGGGTATGGGCAAGATGCGTCAAAGCGATCATGCGATGACGCTGGCGGGGGCGGATCTGGTTGAGCCAGTGCGCGATCAGCCTTACGCGTCGGTGCGTGGGTCGTTCAGCGTGTTTCGGCCGGACCATGCGGCGGGGCAGGTGACGTTCGCGGGGCCCGGCGATGCGATTGCATTCCCGAAAGATGCAAGGCGGACGAGCGAGCGGGTTCGCATTGTGTGGCAGGGGCTGGACCGCTGGTCGTTTGAGAATCTGAGTCTGCCGGCGGGAGCGGCGCGTAACTTTTCGCATGATCGCGTGGTGACGTTGGATCGGCCGATGAGTGCGTCGGCACGCCTGACGGCCGAGGGGCTGGCGGGCGAAGTGCAAGGCCACGGCGGCGCGACGCTCAGCGATGCGCTGATCGCCATGCCCAACGGTCGGCTGGCGACGCGCGTGTCGAGCGATGGCCGGTTCGCCAGCAGCCTCGATGACCGACTCATCGGCGAGCAGTACGTGCATGCCGCGACGCTGGGCACGCTTAGCCAGACGCAGATGAATCGCCAACAGGCGTTTCGCCAACTGCTCGGCTCGGCGGAGTTCCCCGCGCAGCCGACGCTGCTTGCGTGGGTGGACGCGCAGGACCTGGCGGTGGAGATGTCGGCGGACGCGGTGCGGCGGGGGCAGTGGCTATTGGCGTTGCCGTTGCAGATCGAGTTGCCCGCGTCGGGCGAGCGTGTGACCGTGCCCGCGCCGATGATGACCATACGATCTTACCGCGGTGCTCCGGGTGTGAGTGGCGCGACAGTCTACGATGAGCAGCAGGGCGAATGGATCTATCCGATTTCGCAGCCGAGCACGCTGTTCATGCGGTTCGAGCCGCCGGAGGGGCTGGACGCGATTGACGTGGATGGCGCGGTGCTGTCATTGAACCTGCACGCGCCGGGCTGGGAATATGAAGTGTTGCGGATTCACGACGGCGAGGTTGAGGTGGTTTACGAAGGCCGAAACCCGGGTGGGCGGTTGAGCATTGAACTCGACGCCGACCAGTCGCCTGCGATGAACACGGACGGCGCTGCGGCGATCGGTATTCGTTTGAGCCCGATCCCCGGTTCGGACGGCGGCCGGGGTTGGAGTCTGCAACGCATGGAACTGAGCCTGCGCGGTGTCGTGCGATAAGAAGCGTCGGCCGAGTGGTCGGCTTGTACGCATCGCTGAGTTGTCATCATCAACATGATTTTCACCCCTGCTGGGAAGCTGGATTATGAGTGAGTCTCCCGTTGTTCAGATCAATAACCTCACCAAGCGGTATGGCGAGTTCGTCGCGCTGGACTCGCTGACGATGAGCGTCGACCGCGGCCATATCCTCGGGTTCATCGGCCCGAACGGTGCGGGTAAAACGACGACCATCAAGATCCTCGTCGGCTTGTCCAAGCCCACAGAAGGCCAGGCCACCATCGCCGGCGCCGACTGCGTCAAGGACACCCGGCAGATCAAACGGCTGGTCGGCTATATGCCCGACACGTTTGGCTCGTATGAAAACATGCGCGTGCGCGAGTATCTCGACTTCTTCGGCGCTGCGTTCAAGATCCCGCGAAAGGATCGGCTGAAACGCATCGACGAATGCCTGGAGATCACCGGCTCGTCGTACATGAAAGACCGCTACGTCGAAGCGCTGTCGCATGGCATGAAGCAGCGCGTGGGCATTGCCCGCACGCTGCTGCATAACCCGGAAGTGCTCATCCTCGACGAGCCGGCCAACGGGCTCGACCCGCAGGCCCGCATTGAGATGCGGCAGATCCTGCTTCGCCTGGCGGAGATGGGCAAGACGCTGATCGTCACCAGCCACATCCTGCCGGAGCTGTCGCGCATCTGCGATACCGTGTCGATTGTGATCCAGGGCCAGCTTCGCGCGTTCGGCACGCTGGAAGAGATCATGCGGAAGATCAGCCAACGGCGGATCATGGAAGTGCAGCTTACCGAGCAGGCCGCGGTGCAGAAGTGTGCCGAGCTGATCAAGCAGCACGTGGAAGATGATTCGGAGATCACGCCTTCGGAAGCGGAGGCGGAAGTGCGCTTCACCACCAGCCGGGATGATGGTCAGCTTGCGGAGTTGCTCGCGTTGCTGGGGCAGTCGGGGTTGAAGGTGGTGCAGTTCCGCGAAGTGCCTTTGGATCTGGAGGACGCGTTCTTAAGTGTGACGCGTGAGATGAAAGGCGGCAGCGGCGACCGACCGGGCGGCATGGCCGAGCCCGCGGGCACGGGCGTGGCGGCAGCGGAGCCGGCGAAGCGTTAACCGGATTGGCTGGATTTGCAGGTTCGTTTGACAGCATTCGATTTTCAGCACGAAGGACACGAAGCACACGAAGGGCACGAAGAAGAAAAAGAAGAGTGTGTTTTGTTTCCTTTGTGGTCTTCGTGTGCTTCGTGTCCTTCGTGGTGAATATTCAGTTGTACGACTTGGGCAATTAAATAATTCAGCCGGTGCAGACTGGAAGGGCCTGTGAGCCGGTCGATTGATGAATCGGTATGGATGTCCGTCGTGACGACGCCTCAGCTTTGAAAAGATCATGAACAATCCCATCATTCAACGCGAACTCATTGGAACGCTTCGCACGCCGCGGGCGTGGATGCTTATGCTGGCGATGGTTGTCGCGCTGGCGGCGCTGGTGCTCGTGCGGTGGCCAAGCGATGCGCTGGTCGACATCAGCGGCGCGGAAGCGCAGCAGGTGTTGCGCGTGTTCGGCTACGGGCTGATGGTTGCGTTGATCCTCATCGCACCGGTCTTCCCGGCGACCAGCATCGTCAAGGAAAAGCGCAAAGGATCGCTTGCGCTGCTGCTGAACTCGCCGATGAGTCCGTGGGCGATCATGGGCGGTAAGCTCATCGGCTCGTTGGGCTACCTGTTGATTCTGCTTGCGCTCAGCGCCCCGGCGGCGGCGGCGTGTTTCACCATGGGTGGGATCGATGTCGAACAGATTCTGCACATGTATCTCGTGCTCGCGATGCTTGCGCTGATGTATATGACGCTGGGGTTGCTGGTGTCCAGCTATGCGAGCAGTACGGACTCGGCGTTGCGGATTACGTATGGGTTGATTCTATTGCTTGCGATTGTGACGCTCGGGCCTTACCAGTTTATTGGCGGTTCGCCGTGGGCGACCGATACGATGGTGACGGCGACGGACTGGCTGCGGTCGGCGTCGCCGATCCCCGCGATGATGGAGGCGATGCGCGACTCGGCAATCGAAGGGCTCGCGGGCGGTGGCAATGTGATGCGCTTCACGGTGATCGCGCTGGTCAGCAGCCTGGTGTTCTGCACGTGGACCGCCAGCCGACTGAATCAACGGATCTTCGATCAGTCGCGCGATGCGGGCATGGTGACCGATGATCGCTCGGCCAAGGCGCAGGCGTATCGGCGGATCATGTACCTGTGGTTCTTCGACCCGCAGCGGCGAAGTGAGTTGATCGGCTTTCGGCCGGTGGGCATTCTTGCAGCGCTGGTGGTCGCAGTGGCGTCGGGTTCGGCGGCGGTGTGGTACTTCACGAACACCGAGTTTGAAGGCGACACCTTCGCGATGCTCGGGCAGACGATCATCGGCGTCGTGCCGGGGTTCATCTGCCTGGCGAGCCTGGTGGGGGTGTTCTGGTTGGCGATCAACGGCGTGCCAACCGCGGTGAAAGAGCAGAAGACCAACCGCTTCGGACGCGGTCATTGGATGATGCGATTGATCGTCGCGGCGCTGATTCTTTCGCTGGGCCTGGTGCTGATCACCGTCAGCGGGACGATCGATTGGGGCACGGAAACGCTGGGTGGGATTCTCGTGCTGCTGCAAATGGCGTTGATCGTGCTGCTGACGCCGAGCCTGGCGAGCGGTGTGATTTCGACGGAGCGTGAGAGCGGGGGGTGGCAGCTGTTGCAGATGACGCCGCTGTCGTCGGTGGCGATTGTCATGGGCAAGCTGTTGAGTGTGAGTTGGACGTTGGCGCTGCTGCTGCTGGCGACGCTGCCGGCGTACGTGGTGCTGATTGCGATTGATCCGGGGCAGCAAATGGTGATTCTGAACGTGCTGGTGAGCCTGGTGCTCACGGCCGCGTTCGCGGTGCTGCTGTCGGCGGCGGTGTCGAGCATGTGCATGCGAACGGCGACGGCGACGGGCGTGTCTTATGCGTTGCTGATCGGCTTGTGTGCGGGGACGATGCTGTTCTGGCTGGCGGAGGATGCGCCGTTCGCGCGGAACACGGTGGAGATGTTGTTGCTCGCCAACCCGCTTGCGGGCGCGCTGAACATCATCGAAGCGCCCGGGTTCTCCGGCTATAACCTCGTGCCGACGAACTGGTGGATCATGGGCGTGCTGATCGGCGCGTGCCTGGCGGTGCTGATCGGACGAACGTGGTATCTGACTCGGCCGCGATGAGTGAGCCGACTTTTCTGGAGTTGATACGAATCATGAGCAAGTGTGAATGGCATGGTCGTGGTCTGTTGTTTGTTGCCGCCTTGGTGGTGGCGATGAGCGGTGGTGTGTTCGTGCAGGCGGATGATGCGGACGATCTGTTTGAGTCGTTGACACCTGCTGAGGGCGGGTTGATTGATCTGCCGATGTATCGCGATCCGGCGATCGAGACGCCGGAGCATCCGCGGACGTTTCACCCGCGGCTGCAGTCGCTTTGGTTGGCGGCGCTGGAGCGCGAAGAGTCGTCGACGCGGCTGGAGGCGGCGCGGGCGTTTTACGAGGCGGCCGGGCGGGGGATGGAGAATTTGAACGATGCCGCGGCGCGGCTGATCGAAGTGGTGCGCGATGACGACGATCGGCATGTGGTGCATGCGGCGGTGGAGGCGTTGCGGGCGATGGGGCATGCGGAGGCGGCCGAGGTTGTGCTGGAGCGGGCGCAAGCGAGTCGGCATGAGGACTTGTTGATGCTGGCCGACCGCGCGTTGGCCGAGTGGGATCATGAAGCGGCGCGGTCGTGGTGGCTGAGTCGGTTGGACGATGGCGATGCGTCGCGTCGGCTGCGCGTGTCGGCGGTTCGATCGCTGGGACAGGTGGGGGCGTCGGACGCGGCGGCGGCGCTGCGCGAGTTGGCGTTGGATGCATCGACGCCAATGGAGGTTCGACTGACGGCCGGCGAGGCGCTGGGGCGGATCGCTGGCGATGGCCTGGTCGATGATGCCGAAGCGCTGGCGGCGGCGGATAATGCGTCGGTGATCGATCGCCTGGTGGCGGTGCGGATGCTCGCGGGGCATGGCGAAGATGCGGCGCTGGCGCTGGCGGAGCAATGGACGGCAGATGAAGATGCGACAGTGGCGCGGCGGGCGATGGCGAACCTCAATGCACACGACCTGGATCGGGCGGCGGCGCTCGCGGTGACGTTGCTGTCGCACGCGGATGCGAACGTTCGGCTGGAGGCGTTGCAGGCGGTGGCGTCGCAGCAGTCGGCCGAGGCGGTGCAGATCATGGCGGAGCAGTTGGATGACGTCGCGCCGGCGGCGCGGACGTTCGCCCGGCGGACGCTGGAAGGGTACGACGAAGACGCCTCGCTGAGCCCGGTGGTGCGCGAGCAGCTTGAGCGCGTGCTCAACAGCGGGGCATCGTGGCGGGCGCTGGAGCAGGCGGGGGTGCTGGCGACGTTGCTGGATCACAAGCCGACGGCGGAGCGATTGGCGGAACTGCTGACGCATGATCGGGCGGAGGTGCGTCGCGCCGCGGCGAACGCGATGCGCGTGCTGTCGGTGGAGGCGACGCTGCCTGCGATCGCAGCGCGGGCCGAGGCGTTGACGGACATCGACACGGCGTCGGACCTGGGCCCGTCCGCCTCGGAAGAGGTGACGCAGTTGTTTCACGCGATTGGGCAGTTGCGATATGAGCCTGCGGATGAAACGCTGCGGCGGTACATTCCGAAAAACTCGGACTACTCATCGGTGTCGCGCAGCGCGGCGATCTGGGCGCTGGGGCGGATCCATGAAGGCGAGTCTCGGCCGGAGCTGGCGCGGGCGCTGGTGGGACGGGTGACGGACCAGTCGATGATGGACCCGGAGTCGGAAGATGTGCAGCGTTTCTCGGCGATCGCGTTGGGGCGGATGGACGCGGCGGACCATGTCGACGACCTGCGTCGGATGTATCGGCTCGAGGAGATGTCGGAAGCGTTTCGCGAGGCGTGCCGGTGGGCGGTTCGTGAGTTGACCGGGGAAGAGCTTGACCCGCTGCCGAAGCGGCCGAGCTACATCGGCGGGTGGTTTATCGAGCCGGTGGATTGATGCGATGAGCGGCGAAGGCGGCGGCGTGCGTGGCAGGCGGACGCGAGTCGGCTATCATCGTCAGCCATGAAAATCACTGAACTTTCCGTGCCCGTGCGCGTGCGTTACGTGGAGTGCGACCCGATGAACGTCGCGCACCATTCGGTGTATCCCGTGTGGTTCGAGATGGCACGCACGGAGTTGCTTCGGCAGCAGGGCGAGGTGTATCGCGAGATGGAGGCGGGGGGTGTGCTGTTCGTGGTGGCGCGAATGAATGTGCGCTACCATCGGCCGGCGATGTACGACGACGAGCTGACGATTCATGTCAAGGCGCTGCCGAGTGCGGGGGTGAAGATCGAGCACGAATACAAGGTCTATCGCGATGGCGTGACGCTCACGAGCGCGGAGACGACGCTGGCGTGTGTGGATCGCGATGGCAAGCTTCGCGCGATCCCGGCGTCGCTGGCGATCGAATCGGTGGAGCGTGGGTGAGTAGGCTTATCACGCCAAGACGCCAAGACGCCAAGACGCCAAGACGCCAAGACGCCAAGACGCCAAGACGCCAGGAAGAAAGGCAAGCCACGAAGGCACGAAGGGGAAGAAGGGGCACGAAGGAAGAGGGAAGAAGGAAAAGTAGGAGGAGTGGGGGGATGATTCAGAGAGGAGATGTATTTGTGAATAAGGAACGCTTTTCTGCCTTCTTAAAAAATACTTCTCTGCCTTACTTCATGCTTTCTTTGTGTCCTTCGTGTCTACGTGGCGAGAACGATCTGCTGTTGCTGGCGACTTGGTGCCTGGATCATACGCTGAGGTGTCGGCTGATCATTTCCTGTGAGATTTCGCCTGCTTGCGTTTGGGCGACGACCTGGCCGGCGTCGAGGATGTAGACGCGTTGGCCGATGTCGCGGACGAAGTCGAGGTATTGTTCGACGAGGATGACGGTCATCTGCATGTCGCTGACGAGTTGCTGGAGCACCTTGCCGATGTGGTGGATGATGTTGGGTTGAATGCCTTCGGTCGGCTCGTCGAGCAGTAGGACTTTGGGGTCGCCGGCGAGGGCTCGGCCGATGGCGAGTTGCTGTTGCTGTCCGCCGGAGAGGTCGCCGCCGCGGCGGTGGCTCATCTGTTTGAGGACGGGGAACAGGTCGTAGATGTTTTCGGGGATGCGGCGTTGGCCGTCGGTTCGGCCTTGCAAGCCGATGCGCAGGTTTTCTTCGACGGTGAGTTTGGGGAAGATGTGTCTGCCTTGCGGCACGAGGCCGAGGCCGGCGTAGACGCGTTTGTGTGCGGGCCAGCGGGCCATGTTTTTGCCATCCATTTCGATGCTGCCGGAGGCGGGGCGGAGCACGCCCATGAGGTTTTGCAGGAGCGTGGTTTTGCCCACGCCGTTGCGTCCCATGATGCAGGTGATTTCTGCTTTGGGGATGGTGAGCTCGATGTCGGTGAGCGCCTGGACCGAGCCGTAGGCGAAGTTGAGGTTGGTGATGTTGAGCATGTTGGGTTGCCTTTATCGTCCGAGGTAGGCTTCGATGACCTGCGGGTCTTGCTGGACTTTTTCCATGGTTCCGTCGGCGAGCATTTTGCCTTCGTTGAGGACGGTGACGCGTGAGTCGAGTTGGCGGACGAATTCCATGTCGTGTTCAATGACGACGATGGTGTGTTCGCCGCGGAGTTCGAGCAGTAGTTCGGCGGTGAGTGCGGTTTCTTCGTCGGTGAGGCCGGCGGCGGGCTCGTCGACGAGCAGCAGCTTGGGGCGGGCCATGATGAGCATGCTGATTTCAAGCCACTGGCGTTGGCCGTGGCTGAGGTAGCGGGCGGGGGTGTGCAGGGCTTGCAGCAGGCTGACGCGTTCGAGCATGGTGAGGATGCGGTCGCGGTCGTCGCGGGTTTCCTTGCTCCAGAGGTTGGGGATGACCTTCTGTCGGCCGGGCAGGGCGAGCTCCATGTTTTCGTAGACGGTGAGCGAGTCGAAGACGGTGGGGGTTTGAAACTTTCGGCCGACGCCGCGCTTGGCGATGTCGGTTTCGGAGACGGCGGTGATGTCGTCGCCGTCGAAGTAGACGCGGCCGGCGGTGACGTCGGTCTTGCCGGAGACGATATCGCAGAGGGTGGTTTTGCCAGCGCCGTTGGGGCCGATGATGACGCGCAGCTCGTTGTGGAAGATGCCGAAGGCGTCGATGTCGAGCGCGCGGAAGCCGTCGAACTCGACGACGATGTCGCGGAGGTAGAGCAAGAACTTCAACTCGGCTTCGTCGGCGTAGTAGTCGGGTTCGGGGTTT harbors:
- a CDS encoding ABC transporter permease subunit; this encodes MNNPIIQRELIGTLRTPRAWMLMLAMVVALAALVLVRWPSDALVDISGAEAQQVLRVFGYGLMVALILIAPVFPATSIVKEKRKGSLALLLNSPMSPWAIMGGKLIGSLGYLLILLALSAPAAAACFTMGGIDVEQILHMYLVLAMLALMYMTLGLLVSSYASSTDSALRITYGLILLLAIVTLGPYQFIGGSPWATDTMVTATDWLRSASPIPAMMEAMRDSAIEGLAGGGNVMRFTVIALVSSLVFCTWTASRLNQRIFDQSRDAGMVTDDRSAKAQAYRRIMYLWFFDPQRRSELIGFRPVGILAALVVAVASGSAAVWYFTNTEFEGDTFAMLGQTIIGVVPGFICLASLVGVFWLAINGVPTAVKEQKTNRFGRGHWMMRLIVAALILSLGLVLITVSGTIDWGTETLGGILVLLQMALIVLLTPSLASGVISTERESGGWQLLQMTPLSSVAIVMGKLLSVSWTLALLLLATLPAYVVLIAIDPGQQMVILNVLVSLVLTAAFAVLLSAAVSSMCMRTATATGVSYALLIGLCAGTMLFWLAEDAPFARNTVEMLLLANPLAGALNIIEAPGFSGYNLVPTNWWIMGVLIGACLAVLIGRTWYLTRPR
- a CDS encoding acyl-CoA thioesterase, with protein sequence MKITELSVPVRVRYVECDPMNVAHHSVYPVWFEMARTELLRQQGEVYREMEAGGVLFVVARMNVRYHRPAMYDDELTIHVKALPSAGVKIEHEYKVYRDGVTLTSAETTLACVDRDGKLRAIPASLAIESVERG
- a CDS encoding HEAT repeat domain-containing protein produces the protein MSKCEWHGRGLLFVAALVVAMSGGVFVQADDADDLFESLTPAEGGLIDLPMYRDPAIETPEHPRTFHPRLQSLWLAALEREESSTRLEAARAFYEAAGRGMENLNDAAARLIEVVRDDDDRHVVHAAVEALRAMGHAEAAEVVLERAQASRHEDLLMLADRALAEWDHEAARSWWLSRLDDGDASRRLRVSAVRSLGQVGASDAAAALRELALDASTPMEVRLTAGEALGRIAGDGLVDDAEALAAADNASVIDRLVAVRMLAGHGEDAALALAEQWTADEDATVARRAMANLNAHDLDRAAALAVTLLSHADANVRLEALQAVASQQSAEAVQIMAEQLDDVAPAARTFARRTLEGYDEDASLSPVVREQLERVLNSGASWRALEQAGVLATLLDHKPTAERLAELLTHDRAEVRRAAANAMRVLSVEATLPAIAARAEALTDIDTASDLGPSASEEVTQLFHAIGQLRYEPADETLRRYIPKNSDYSSVSRSAAIWALGRIHEGESRPELARALVGRVTDQSMMDPESEDVQRFSAIALGRMDAADHVDDLRRMYRLEEMSEAFREACRWAVRELTGEELDPLPKRPSYIGGWFIEPVD
- a CDS encoding ABC transporter ATP-binding protein, translated to MSESPVVQINNLTKRYGEFVALDSLTMSVDRGHILGFIGPNGAGKTTTIKILVGLSKPTEGQATIAGADCVKDTRQIKRLVGYMPDTFGSYENMRVREYLDFFGAAFKIPRKDRLKRIDECLEITGSSYMKDRYVEALSHGMKQRVGIARTLLHNPEVLILDEPANGLDPQARIEMRQILLRLAEMGKTLIVTSHILPELSRICDTVSIVIQGQLRAFGTLEEIMRKISQRRIMEVQLTEQAAVQKCAELIKQHVEDDSEITPSEAEAEVRFTTSRDDGQLAELLALLGQSGLKVVQFREVPLDLEDAFLSVTREMKGGSGDRPGGMAEPAGTGVAAAEPAKR
- the urtE gene encoding urea ABC transporter ATP-binding subunit UrtE; this encodes MLNITNLNFAYGSVQALTDIELTIPKAEITCIMGRNGVGKTTLLQNLMGVLRPASGSIEMDGKNMARWPAHKRVYAGLGLVPQGRHIFPKLTVEENLRIGLQGRTDGQRRIPENIYDLFPVLKQMSHRRGGDLSGGQQQQLAIGRALAGDPKVLLLDEPTEGIQPNIIHHIGKVLQQLVSDMQMTVILVEQYLDFVRDIGQRVYILDAGQVVAQTQAGEISQEMISRHLSV
- the urtD gene encoding urea ABC transporter ATP-binding protein UrtD — translated: MNTKTTTKPTRNPEPDYYADEAELKFLLYLRDIVVEFDGFRALDIDAFGIFHNELRVIIGPNGAGKTTLCDIVSGKTDVTAGRVYFDGDDITAVSETDIAKRGVGRKFQTPTVFDSLTVYENMELALPGRQKVIPNLWSKETRDDRDRILTMLERVSLLQALHTPARYLSHGQRQWLEISMLIMARPKLLLVDEPAAGLTDEETALTAELLLELRGEHTIVVIEHDMEFVRQLDSRVTVLNEGKMLADGTMEKVQQDPQVIEAYLGR